CAGAAGAAAAGAAGCTTAATGATTAAAGTTGTTGATATGTCAATTTCAAGGTCTCAAGTGAAGTATTTGTTTCTGATATTATTACTAAGCATTTCAGTTTTAAACCATGACCATGAAACTGATGCTAGATATGTGAAGGTAAAAGTGGAACACATTCAAAATGAAACAGAGACTGGAGGGTGTTACACTGGAGGGTGTTACACTGCAGTTAATCGACAAGTACCCTCCTCTCCTGACCCTTTGCATAACAGGTAGGTGTTAAATTTTAGTGTGAGAACTTGATCTCACAAGTGAATAGATTTCTGATCTGTTAGTAAAGTTTTTATTTCTTCTTGAAAAAGCAAGTTTGCATTTGAGTTTAAAAAATCTTGTGtatgttaatttatttattgcATTGTGACAACTATCCAAATAGATAGCAAAGAAAGGTGTTATGAATTAATCCAAGTAAATAATTTGGCTAATAGAAGGGTAAGCACTAAAAACACAGCACAAATTAATTGCCAATAAAGTTCATACTACATTTACACAACCAAAACAAAGAGTAATTAAACTTCATACATAATGAAGCTTTAAAAAGCTAGAAATTAAACACTCAAGGTATGTAGTTGATGATGAGAATCATCACAAACAACAAAGCCATCCAAACAACATTAACATTAGCAAGAAGAGAAGTTGCTGCAGAGAAAGTTCCAGTAGGTGTATTAGTAGTAAGAACAAGAACCATCCAATCATCCTCAGAATTAAGTCCAACTCCAGTGTACTTTGAATTGTTGAGAAACTTTGCATAGTTATCATTATGAGTGTAATTAGATAACACAACAGTTGGTTCCAATTTAGGCACACAAACAGGTAGAATGACTCCATCTGTTGTACTGTTAACGTTAATATCACATTTATCTGTATGTTTGAGCAAATTGGGAATCCTCATGTTTCCACCAGGACCAGAAGTTGGGTAGTATTGATTCGCTTTTTCACATGGTGTGTGTTGGATTTCTTCAGCAACTTCATCAGCTAAACAACTTGCCTTGTCATTTTTGTTCAGTGGTGCAACATTCTTTGTCTGTCTGTAGCTATTGAGTCCCTTCAGTACACTGTCCACTTTGTCTAATCAAACCAATCAAGTGTTTTCATGTATAAGAAAATCATTATCAATAGTAAGCAACTCTTTGTTATGAAATCAAATCAACCAACATTATCATTGGATTATCAATAAATTAATGGAAAGAGACAATATATACTATGAAATCTATTTTTTCTATCCATCCAAAATTACCACTTTTTTTATATTAGTCATGCAAAATTTGGTCCCGAGTCTAAAAATACATTATATTTGCAgaaatcaaaaacatatttaaattcATACTATACTTGGAATTATGTGGTGTTATCATAAAATCGCTCAAAGTctaatgcagaaacataaattgAAGTAACTGAAACAACTTTAATTTTCTGGAAAAGTAACCAAAAGAgatacataaaatttaaaaatgtgaGCGAATAGAAAGTGTTAAGAGAGAAGAAAATTACCACTACAGTGCGCTGGATTGGAAAGGAAAAGGAAAGTACAGAGAGATGCAAGAAATAGGAGATTAAGATTGACGCAAGCCATGGTGAGTAATTGAGTCCTAAAGGGCAGGATGTTTTGAAGAATGATTAAAATAAACT
The Vicia villosa cultivar HV-30 ecotype Madison, WI linkage group LG6, Vvil1.0, whole genome shotgun sequence genome window above contains:
- the LOC131610610 gene encoding uncharacterized GPI-anchored protein At5g19250-like; translation: MACVNLNLLFLASLCTFLFLSNPAHCSDKVDSVLKGLNSYRQTKNVAPLNKNDKASCLADEVAEEIQHTPCEKANQYYPTSGPGGNMRIPNLLKHTDKCDINVNSTTDGVILPVCVPKLEPTVVLSNYTHNDNYAKFLNNSKYTGVGLNSEDDWMVLVLTTNTPTGTFSAATSLLANVNVVWMALLFVMILIINYIP